GACAATGTGTTCGGCGACACCACACTGGAGTTGATGAGAAACAACGGCGTGTACATCCGCCGAAGGAAGCTGATTACGAGTCGGAAGTCGCCGGATTACATCCCCGAAGACGACAAGGACTCTCGGTACTGGCTGAAGAGGATGAAGAATAACGAGGCGGCCAAGAGATCTCGCGAGAGGCAAAAGTATAACAACATGGCTCTTCAGATGAGAGTTGTCGAACTGCTAGAGGAGAATGAGGGACTGAAATCCAAAGTCCAGCAGCTGGAGGACGATTTGAAAGCGAAGAACGAAAACCAAAAACTCAAAAGCGAATCACCGGAGAACAGTCCCGAAGAGGGCAAATTACAAGACCATGGTGGTCATATTCCTCCGTACTTGGGACTGCCGTACGCTCCGATACCCGTCAACCCTTACTCGTTTCCTATCGATCTGAGCAAGCATGCCGGCGCCGACCCACGTTTCGGAAACCAGTACGGTTTCGAGACTTTGAGTGAGTATGAGAGGTATTATCATCTCAACAACGGCTTCGGTTACGGCAGAGACAGGGCGGCGCCGCTTAGCAGCATGCCGCACCACCCGTTCCTACCGCGATACTATCCCAGTCACGCGCAGGCGTACAACCTGAACACCGGGCCTGGCGAGGATCCCAATAACCACGAACATTTCGACGCTAACCAATCCAGACATTTTAGACGGAAAAGAGGTAATTCACAGTGGAAGAAATCACAAAATCTCCTTCCCTGCAAGAGCGAAGCGACAACCCGCTTGGGGACTGCGGATTTAATCTCGGCCAGCGACGATCCGCCGACCGCGACGATGACAAGCGCCCGTCGTCGACCTCGGCCCCAAAAGCGCAGCGACCGTCGAAACGCAGATCCGACGGTAATACAGACGACGACAGGTCGGGCAGCGGCTCCGATTCCGACGGCTCGCAGTTACCGTGCAAACTCCGATACAAGAGACAGAAAGGAATTCTTTCTTCAGATTCTGGGTCTGACAGAGAAGGACACAATAATGACACAGAAACGATAGATGTTGTATAATGACTGacacatttatatttattttacctggtgcattttctttcaaatatttgtctTAAATTTGGATTATagtgtaagaaaaaaaaaagaaaaaagttggGAATATTTCGGTGCAATATACCATTCACTgccttttcaagttcatgcatgtatatatttgttCTAATCTTGCTTTGGGCCGACACTATGTGCAATAGAGTACATTTTACTATACAGTATCAAGGTGATGccttatttaaatatttatcgtTGTATTATGTATGTGGTGATATTTATGCTACAATGTGCAAGTAAAGATAGGTTTTGCAATGGGAATCTTGGATCACAGCGACTTGCTGCCAAAATTTCAATACGAGGgagttgggttttttttcaactgtAATTAAAAGCCGCTTTAGATTGCATGGATTCTGGTGATTCATCTGCTGGGATTTCAACATGTTATCTCAGCAATTATGGAATTTTAAGGCTGTCCTCCTTTTGTTCTCGGTGGTTACGAAAGAAAAAGGTTCGCGATCAATGAACTCTGGTACATTTATGATATGAATGCCATGCAAATTCTTTTGTCGTGCTATGCATTGTATCGACTTGTTTGTTAGCTCTCAATACTTTTATTTCAAACGGCGAACAAGAAAAACTTGACAAGTCATGTTAAGAAAAGTTGTTTATCGACAGCAACCTTTTGTTGCTAATGCAAATttctaatttaaaaaaaatgcctTTTAAGATGACTTTTTTGAAGCTTGAAAAAAGCGTTTTCTatgaatgataaaataaatgacataCTATTTACATAAATATGCTGCAGCTGCTAGTCAATTACACTTACACTGTATGATGTGATCTGCTGTGACGATCTTTCACAGGTAACATACAAGTTATTTGACAACTGACCAGAACGCCAAACGGCGCAATTTTTTCAACGTTGTTATTTAGTACCATTATACATAAGAGCCTGGGAGCTCTTGGGCAATGTATGCCACGTACCACAAACATTCTACCAATAACTGTGATACCTCACATGCTCCAGTAGCCTCCCTAAAGCTATCATGATCCATGTGCGCCCTCTGAACCTTTAGCAAcagctgttgttttttttaatttaaaaccaCCGCCAGTTATCTGGTAATGATTTGTCAATGCAAATTGTCCCCAGTCCTGTGCCCTTCAGATATAGCCTTAAAAGTAATTAACTACGGTTTATTTCTCTTTTCGGAGACATCAAGCAACAAAACAGTTATTTGTGAGAGGCAAAATAGTTGTGTGTGAGAACTGATATAGACATATTGGAATAGACAGCTATGAAGGTCAAAATGATTCAAACTGATACATTGTTATTCCTAGAAAGGCAAcacaattattcataaaaaaaaaatttgaatgggAAATGAAGAAGACATTGTCCTTGATTACTTTAAGCCTGAATTTgagtatgagagagagagagagagagagagagagagagagagagagagagagagagagagagaagagagagagagagagagagagagagagagagagagagagagagagagagagagagagagagagattgactTTGGGAGATAACATTAAGAGAGTGAGAGATAGAGAGACAAATATGCAAACATGGGGACATATACGGTAACTCAGAGAACAGAGAGATTGAAATAAAGAGAGTAGCAGATATTTGAAGATATTGGGGAAAGAGATaaagtggaaatatttcatactATTCAAGTCGTTGCAAATATGCTGTGTGACATGCCCTCTATCGGTCAATTAACATATCAGCAAAGTGAACCTACCATTAGCACTATTGATTTCTTTCCTTCCATTTTCTCGATTAACCAATAATCAAATATGTTGTCTTAAATCATTGAATTGATTTGCAGGAGGCTATCACACTTCATACTTAATCAGGCGAAGTGCCTTGTTTTATTATATTACTTTATAAACGAAAAAGCAACAGAATATGTACATTATTTACGGTAATGCTCTCATGAACCAGAGTCCGATTCATCGTCTGCATCGTCTGTGTCggtcaagtttgttaaaatCTTAACCCAGGAATTCGAAGCTATCTCGACTATAGTGATCCTCTGAGACGGTTTCACCGTCAGCATGCGCTTAACCAAGCCTCGCAGCCTCTTTGAGTGATTTCTGAGAGGTTTTGGCCACTGGGGAGGCTTGTTCATCAGCAGACGGAGGTCTAGAATGTTGTAGTCTCCTTGACAGCTATAGGCGAACTTTGTGGTGACCATACGGAATAGTACGCATCCGAGGGACCAAATATCTGCCAGGCGCGGGTCGTACGGTTTCCTGTCTACGATTTCGGGCGCCACGAAGCCGTACGTCCCTTGGTATTTGGCGCATGTGAAGTCGGAGCAGGTTATCGGCGTGGCGAACTTAAAATCCGATAACTTGATCCGAAAGTGTTTGTCCAAGAGGACGTTGTGAGTGGTGACGTCACCGTGCGCTATACCATGGTCGTGGCAGTACGCAAGCGCGTCGACAAGTTGTCGGAAGAACACGACGGCAGTTTCCTCGGTAACGCCTGCAAGAGTTTCGATAATGAACCTTTCGAGGCTACCTCGGTGTCCAAGTTCCATGACGAGACACTTTTTCGACTTTGCTTCAAACCAATCCACAAACTTTATTATGTTCGGGTGGTCCAGgtatttcataatttcaatttctttatGAAATCCTTCCTTGATGTAAATGTACGGAGCATCGTCTCGGTCCACTGCGCGTATTGCCACTTTGCATCGCGGTTGCTTCTTCACGCAGAGATATACCTTTGAGTACGTACCCCGGCCAATCGGAAACATACAGAGTTTATCGTAATTATTCTGCCAAAAATGGTAGTCTTCTCCACCTGACGACCTTTTACAACTGTAGGGATTCAACTCTGAGAAGGGCAGCTTGTCTCCTTCAACGTTCAGGAATTTCTGCGGGTCGGCAATGAGGTTGGCGAACCAGTCGTCTGATTCGAACTCGTCTCCGGCGTTGCTCTCTTTACCAACAGACTGTGAGGACGATTCACTTTCGTCTTGATCAGAAGGGGACTTTGAGAAATCGCACGGGATTTGTCTATCTGAGAGACAGCCGCCCCCAACGTCGTCATTTTCACGAGAATCTGATACACTCTCGCGGCTTTGTTTAGGGTTGTGTTTGCGTCCCTTTGGAGGCCAACGGTAAATAGTTGGTACCAACATTTTGTCGAAGTCGTCAAGCTTAAAGTCTTTCATCTTTTCTATCGCTCTGCAACCCCCGTCCGTCGTCATTGTTGTTAACGTTCTGTGGAAATACAAAATGAACATGTTTGGTCTGCATATATAGCAGGCCCTACTGACACACGGAAAAGAGCGACAGCCGCAAACCGGCGCTTCAAGCACGATAAAACACAAACGCACTTACCTTTTGAGATTTTCGAAAGCCATCACGAAATTTGGGAATGTTGTTTGCGACGATGTTATCTAAATGTTACGGCATGATGCAGCAGTATTGCGCGCCGAATACAACGAAACTCGATCGAACTTGTAGAACGTTCGCGCCAAAATAGAGTTTTAATAGCACGAATACTTTTCCATGATCTCGAATATGACTCGTCTAGGCCTGACGCGCGAAGTCTCTTCTATCTTGTCGTATCCGTTAAAACGAATGTTATTTTACGGAGGTTGTTTAGTGAGCCACACTAAATGTTTTCTCCACACACTACGTAGTTATCTGAGGGTTATATTTAATTTATCTCGTTTGGAATGATTTATGCACATATACAGATGTGCCTATGTTCCGCCAGTGATCAAATCGGTCTTGTGCCGAGGGGAAAGAGGCTAACAAGTTTAAATCATGCCGAACTTACGCATCGTAACGATTCTGCGTagtttaaattttgatgatgcTCATAATACTTTATAAATAATGGGTTTCGCTCCTGTTATGAATGTATAACGCTAATAGAAATGCACCTCGTGTTTATGCCTTTATATAGAAGTCGACTTCACATTTGTGATATGATTGTATACGCTTTAAAAACGAACCAAATGTGTGTTCCACAGCGTTAACAAAGTTGTTTTTTGAAATAGTAACTCATACATGGCcgaagaaaatattttaactATGGGGTTTAAAGTTAAGAATTAAAATCTCAACGGAGTACCTATTTAAACGTTTTGTTTAAAGAACAAGACTACGGTTACGATTCTGTTTTAAGTATTTCAATTGTAGTCAATGTCTACATGTGTAGAAGAATCACATCAATGTtcttgacaaaagaaatttgtggGCAACATATTTGCGCTAAAGTACCTCTACTGAATTTTTAAATGCGTACTAGACATCTTCTGTATTATATTATTGTAGACTTTAGTTGTATTATACTACTTTGTAAGTTTTTACTCGAAACAGGAGTGCTCTATCTCTACAATCTCTTTAAACCTATCCTGGTACTCAGTGCAGTCGGAGAAACTCGGAGACTATCGTGCTTCCGACAAGGAGCTAGCAAAACTGCATTGTGTGATGTCTCTACCTACATCCTCTTatgttttatcatagaaagGAAGACTtacaacagaaaaattcaaattacttCTGACATCATACGGAATTGCAGGTGCATACGCAATGTTTTCCCGACGTTGACGTGAATTCGTCGGTCTGAAACATGCCGCCCAGTGGGCATGCGCAGTAAATGGTTGTAAAAAGTGTCGTCTGCGCCCTGCACCCAAATTGGTCAACATAGCGACTTGCCTCCGTCAGACTAATCTATCCTTGTTTGACCTTGGCTACtcttgtatacattttgtcaaactaaTTAGTTTTACCACGGAAACTTTTGTTTTAGCCAAGATT
Above is a window of Ptychodera flava strain L36383 chromosome 19, AS_Pfla_20210202, whole genome shotgun sequence DNA encoding:
- the LOC139118729 gene encoding uncharacterized protein — its product is MSLPSSPKPTHDEKSKKGKRDIVISYIPDNVFGDTTLELMRNNGVYIRRRKLITSRKSPDYIPEDDKDSRYWLKRMKNNEAAKRSRERQKYNNMALQMRVVELLEENEGLKSKVQQLEDDLKAKNENQKLKSESPENSPEEGKLQDHGGHIPPYLGLPYAPIPVNPYSFPIDLSKHAGADPRFGNQYGFETLSEYERYYHLNNGFGYGRDRAAPLSSMPHHPFLPRYYPSHAQAYNLNTGPGEDPNNHEHFDANQSRHFRRKRGNSQWKKSQNLLPCKSEATTRLGTADLISASDDPPTATMTSARRRPRPQKRSDRRNADPTVIQTTTGRAAAPIPTARSYRANSDTRDRKEFFLQILGLTEKDTIMTQKR